The segment CAGCCGCCAGTTGAACCTGGTAGGCGTGACCGGCACCAACGGCAAGACCAGCGTCACCCAACTGGTGGCACAGGCGCTCGACCTGTTGGGCCAGCGTTGCGGCCTGGTGGGTACCCTGGGGACGGGTTTCTACGGCGAGCTGAAAAGCGGTCGACTGACCACGCCTGACCCGATCGCCGTGCAGTCGACCCTGTACGACTTGAAAAAACAAGGCGCCAAGGCCGTTGCCATGGAAGTGTCCTCCCATGCACTGGAACAGGGGCGTGTAGCGGCCTTGGCGTTCGACATCGCGGTGATGACCAACCTGTCCCGTGACCACCTCGACTACCACGGCAGCATGCAGGCCTACGAAGCGGCCAAGGCCAAGCTGTTTGCCTGGCCAAGCCTGCGTTGCCAAGTGGTCAATCTGGACGACGACTTCGGTCGCCGCCTGGCTGACGCCTACGCTCACAAGCCGATGGCCGAGCGCATCGATACCCGGTTGATCACCTACAGCCTGGAGCACTCGGACGCCTCGCTGTACTGCCCCAAGGCCAAGTTCGACGACGATGGCGTCTGCGCTACCCTCGTCACCGCCCAGGGCGAGCGCACGTTGCGCACGCAGCTGCTGGGTCGCTTCAACCTGAGCAACGTATTGGCGGCCGTGGCGACCCTGCTGGCGTTGGACTACGCCCTGGACGAGATCCTCAAGGTCATGCCGCAGTTACACGGCCCTGTTGGCCGCATGCAACGCCTGGGCGGCGGCGACAAGCCCCTGGTGGTGGTCGACTACGCGCACACGCCCGATGCCCTGGAAAAAGTGCTCCAGGCCCTACGCCCCCATGCCCACGGCCAACTGCTGTGCCTGTTCGGCTGTGGCGGTGACCGTGACCGGGGCAAGCGCCCGCTGATGGCAGAAGTGGCCGAACGTCTGGCCGACCGGGTGCTGGTGACCGACGACAACCCGCGTACCGAAGACCCAATGCGCATCTTCGACGATATTCGGCCCGGCTTTACGGCGCCGGCCGAGGTGGCGTTCGTGGCCGGTCGCGGTGAGGCCATCGCCCAGCTGATCGCCGGTGCCGCTGCCGACGACGTCATCGTGCTGGCCGGCAAGGGACACGAGGACTATCAGGAGATCAACGCGCAGCGCCATGCGTTTTCCGATTTGACCGAGGCCGAAAAGGCACTCGCAGCCTGGGAGGCCCCCAATGCTTGAGGCGATGACGCTTAGCCAGGTGAGCGCCACCTTGAAGGGTCGCCTGACCGGCGCCGATGCCCGCTTCGATGGCGTCAGCATCGACAGCCGCAGCGTCGCGCCGGGGCAACTCTTCGTTGCCCTGGCCGGCCCGCGCTTTGACGGTCATGACTACCTGACGGACGTCAAGGCCAAGGGCGCCGTGGCGGCCCTGGTCGAACGCCAAGTGCAGGGCGTCGACCTGCCGCAATTGGTGGTCGCCGATTGTCGCCTGGCCCTTGGCCAGCTCGGTGCACTCAACCGGGCGGCCTTTGACAAGCCCGTGGTGGCCATTACCGGGTCCAGCGGCAAGACCACGGTCAAGGAAATGCTCGCCAGTGTCCTGCGCACGCGCGGCCTGGTGCATGCCACACGCGGCAACCTGAACAATGACCTGGGCGCGCCGCTGACCTTGTTGGAAATCGCCCCCGAGCACAGCGCCGCCGTCATCGAGCTGGGCGCCTCGCGCATCGGCGAAATTCGCTACACCGTGGGTTTGACTCAGCCCCAAGTGGTCATCATCAACAATGCCGGCACCGCGCACGTGGGTGAATTCGGCGGCCCGGAGAAGATCGTCGAGGCCAAGGGCGAAATCCTCGAAGGACTGGGTGAGGGCGGTACCGCCATTCTCAACCTGGCCGACAAGGCCTTCGACACTTGGCGAACGCGTGCCGGCGATCACCGGATCGTGAGCTTTGCGCTCGACGATACCCGTGCCGACTTCCATGCCAGTGACATTGGCCGTGACCCCCGCGGCTGCCCGTCTTTCACCCTGCACGGGGCCGGCGAGCAGGCGCAGGTGCAACTCAACGTGCTGGGCGTGCACAACGTCAGCAACGCCTTGGCCGCCGCCGCCGCCGCCCATGCCGTGGGCATCAGCCTGCAGGGCATTGCTGCCGGCCTGGCTGCGGTCCAGCCGGTCAAGGGCCGCACCGTGGCGCAGGTCACCCCGAGCGGCGCTCGCGTGATCGACGACAGTTACAACGCAAATCCCACCTCCATGTGTGCCGCCATTGATATACTCGCCGGCTTTTCCGGACGCACTGTCCTGGTGCTTGGAGAAATTGGCGAGCTGGGTCAGTGGGCGCAGGAAGGTCACCGTCAGGTGGGTGACTACGCCCGCGGCAAGGTCGACGCCTTGTATGCGGTGGGCGCCAACATGGCGCACGCCGTCGAGGCGTTTGGTACCCATGGCCACCATTACGCTACGCAGGCCGCGCTGATCGAAGCAGTCAGTGCCGAAAATGCCGGCGATACCACTATCTTGATCAAGGGCTCGCGCAGCGCTGCGATGGAAAATGTCGTGGCTGCACTGTGCGGTGCCAGCGGGGAGAAACATTAATGCTGCTGCTGTTGGCCGAGTATCTGCAACAGTTCCACAAAGGCTTCGCGGTCTTCCAGTACCTCTCCCTGCGCGGGATTCTCGGGGTGCTTACCGCGTTGTCGCTGGCGCTGTGGCTGGGGCCGTGGATGATCCGTACCCTGCAAATTCGCCAGATCGGCCAGGCCGTTCGCAATGACGGGCCGCAGTCGCACCTGTCCAAGTCCGGTACGCCGACCATGGGCGGGGCATTGATCCTGTCTGCCATTGCCGTCAGTACCTTGCTGTGGGCTGACCTGACCAACCGTTATGTCTGGGTGGTGCTGATCGTTACCCTGGCCTTCGGTGCCATCGGCTGGGTCGACGACTACCGCAAGGTCATCGAGAAGAACTCCCGCGGCCTGCCAAGTCGCTGGAAGTATTTCTGGCAGTCGGTGTTCGGCCTGGCTGCGGCCGTGTTCCTCTACAAGACGGCCCCGACCAGTGTGGAGACCACCCTGATACTGCCGTTCATCAAGGACGTTACCATCCCTCTGGGCATCGGTTTCGTGGTGCTGACCTATTTCGTCATCGTCGGCTCCAGCAACGCCGTGAACCTGACCGATGGCCTGGATGGTCTTGCCATCATGCCGACCGTGATGGTTGGCGGGGCGCTGGGCATCTTCTGCTACTTGTCGGGCAACGTGAAATTCGCCGAGTACCTGTTGATCCCGTACGTACCCGGCTCTGGTGAGCTGATCGTGTTCTGCGGCGCACTGATCGGTGCCGGCCTGGGCTTTCTGTGGTTCAACACCTACCCGGCACAAGTGTTCATGGGCGACGTGGGCGCACTGGCGCTGGGCGCGGCGCTGGGCACCATCGCCGTGATCGTGCGCCAGGAAATCGTGCTGTTCATCATGGGCGGTGTATTCGTGATGGAAACCCTGTCCGTGGTCATCCAGGTCGCTTCCTTCAAGCTGACCGGCAAGCGCGTGTTCCGCATGGCGCCGATTCACCACCACTTTGAACTCAAGGGCTGGCCAGAGCCACGCGTGATCGTCCGCTTCTGGATCATCACCGTGATCCTGGTGCTGATTGGCCTTGCCACCCTGAAACTGAGGTAGATGCGCGTGTCACTGATCGCTTCCGACCAATTCCGCATCGTTGTCGGCCTCGGCAAGAGCGGCATGTCCCTGGTTCGCTTCCTGGCGAGCCGGGGCATTGCCTTTGCGGTCGCCGATACCCGCGAGCAACCGCCGGAACTGGAAACCCTGCGCCGAGATTACCCGCAGGTGGAAGTACGCTGTGGCGAGCTTGACGTGGACTTCCTGTGCCGCGCCAGCGAGCTGTACGTCAGCCCAGGCTTGGCCTTGGCTACGCCGGCGCTGCAACAAGCCGCTGCCCGCGGGGTCAAGCTGTCCGGCGACATCGAGCTGTTTGCGCGCAACGCCAAGGCACCGATCATCGCCATCAGTGGATCGAATGCCAAAAGCACCGTCACCACCCTGGTCGGCGAAATGGCCGCCAGGGCGGGCAAGCGCGTAGCGGTTGGCGGTAACCTCGGCACCCCGGCCCTCGACCTGTTGGCCGATGACGTCGAGCTGTACGTGATGGAGCTGTCCAGCTTCCAGCTGGAAACCACCGACCAGCTCAATGCCGAAGTCGCCACGGTGCTGAACATCAGCGAAGACCACATGGACCGCTACAGTGGCCTGCCGGCCTACCACCTGGCCAAGCACCGCATCTTCCGTGGTGCCCGGCAGGTGGTGGTCAATCGCCAGGACGCGCTCAGCCGTCCCCTGCCAGTCGAAGGCCGCCCCTGCTGGACCTTTGGTCTGAGCGAGCCCGACTTCAAAGCCTTCGGCCTGCGCGAGGTGGACGGCGAGAAATACCTTGCCTTCGCGTTCCAGGCTCTGATGCCGGTGCGCGAACTCAAGGTGCGCGGTGCTCATAACCAAAGCAATGCGCTGGCCGCACTGGCCCTGGGCCATGCTGCAGGGCTGCCCTTCGAGCCGATGCTGCAGGCGCTGCGTGAATTCAAGGGGCTCGCTCACCGCTGCCAGTGGGTACGTGAGCGCAACGGGGTGAACTGGTACGACGACTCCAAGGCCACCAACGTGGGCGCCGCACTGGCAGCTATCGAAGGCCTGGGTGCCGATACGCAAGGCAAGCTGGTGCTGATTGCCGGAGGCGACGGCAAGGGCGCCGATTTTGCGGCGCTGCGCGAACCGATCCGGCGCTATTGCCGCGCCGTGGTGTTGCTCGGCCGTGATGCTGAACGCCTGGGCCAGGCCCTCGGCGATGCCGCGCCGCTGGTGCGGGTAGCCTCCCTGGACGACGCTGTGCAGCGCTGCGCCGAATTGGCACAGCCCGGTGATGCCGTGCTGCTGTCGCCAGCCTGCGCCAGCCTCGACATGTTCAAGAACTTCGAAGAACGCGGGCGCCTGTTTGCCCAGGCAGCGGGAGCACTGGCATGATCTTCGGCATCCTCAAGCCTTACCCGTCGCCGCTGATCAGCGGCCGTGGCATCGACTTGGACTTCCCTCTGCTGGCCGGTTGCCTGGCGCTGCTGGGCCTGGGCCTGGTAATGATCACCTCTGCCTCCTCGGAGGTGGCCGCCGTCCAGTCCGGCAACCCGCTTTACCACATGTACCGGCACCTGGTTTACGTCTTCCTCGGGCTGGTTGCCTGTGGCGCGACCATGATGGTGCCGATCGCCACCTGGCAGCGCATGGGGTTCATGATGCTGCTCGGTGCCTTTGGCCTGCTGGTCATGGTGCTGGTGCCCGGCATCGGGCGCGAGGTCAACGGTTCGATGCGCTGGATCGGCTTCAGCTTCTTCAACGTCCAGCCTTCGGAAATCGCCAAGGTATTTGTGGTCATCTACCTTGCCGGCTACCTGGTACGCCGGCAGACCGAGGTACGTGAGAGCTGGATGGGCTTTTTCAAGCCGTTCATCGTGTTGCTGCCCATGGCCGGTTTGCTGCTGATGGAGCCTGACTTTGGCGCCACCGTGGTGATGATGGGGGCCGCGGCTGCCATGCTGTTCCTGGGTGGGGTGGGGCTGTTCCGCTTCAGCCTGATGGTGGTGCTGGCGGTCGTGGCGGTGTTTGTGCTGGTGCAGGCGCAGCCCTATCGAATGGCGCGACTGATCACCTTCACCGACCCCTGGTCCGATCAGTTTGGCTCCGGCTACCAGTTGACCCAGGCCCTGATCGCATTCGGGCGGGGCGAGTGGCTGGGCGTGGGCCTGGGCAACAGCGTGCAGAAGCAGTTCTACCTGCCTGAAGCGCACACCGACTTCGTGTTCTCGGTGCTGGCCGAAGAGCTGGGTGTGGTTGGCTCGCTGGTCACCATCGCACTATTCGTCTTCGTCACCATTCGCGCGCTTTACATCGGGCTGTGGGCCGAGAAAGCCAAACAGTTCTTCGCCGCGTACATGGCCTTTGGCCTGGCCTTCCTGTGGATTGGTCAGTTCTTGATCAACATTGGCGTGAACGTCGGCCTGCTGCCGACCAAGGGCCTGACCCTGCCGTTCCTCAGCTATGGCGGCAGCTCGCTGGTCATCTGCTGCGCGTGCGTGGGGCTGCTGCTGCGTATCGAATGGGAAAGCCGTACCCATCTGGGCAGCGAAGAACATGAATTCAGCGAGAGCGACTTTGCCGAGGAGCCTGCCCATGGCCGCTGAACACAAGAACGTATTGATCATGGCCGGCGGAACCGGCGGTCACGTGTTCCCAGCGCTGGCTTGCGCGCGCGAGTTCCAGGCGCGTGGCTACACCGTGCACTGGCTGGGCACCCCGCGAGGGATCGAAAATGAACTGGTGCCCCAGGCCGGCCTTACCCTGCATCGGATTCAAGTCAGCGGCCTGCGTGGCAAGGGCAAGCTCTCGCTGCTCAAGGCCCCTTTGACCCTGGTCAAGGCCGTGCTGCAGGCCCGGCGCATCATCCGCACGCTCAAGCCTGCCTGCGTGCTGGGCTTCGGTGGGTATGTCACAGGCCCGGGCGGCGTGGCGGCGCGCCTTTGCGGGGTACCGCTGATCATTCATGAGCAAAATGCCCGCGCCGGCACCGCCAACCGCTTGCTGGTACCCCTGGCCGCACGGGTATGTGAAGCCTTCCCCGACACCTTCCCGGCCAGTGAAAAGCGCCGCACCACAGGCAATCCGGTGCGTGCAGAACTGTTCATGGATGCCGGGCGTCCTGCGCTTGGCCAGCGCCAACCGCACCTGCTGGTGCTCGGCGGTAGCCTGGGCGCGGAACCCTTGAACACATTGTTGCCTAAAGCGCTGGCCGAAGTGCCCGAAGCCGTACGGCCCCAGGTGTTCCACCAGGCTGGCAAGCAACATGCGTCGATCACCGCCGAGCGATACCGCCAAGCCGGTGTCCAGGCGCAGGTCGAGCCCTTCATCAAGGACATGGCCCAAGCCTATGGCTGGGCCGACCTGGTGGTGTGCCGTGCCGGGGCCCTGACCGTCAGCGAGCTGGCGGCAGCGGGCCTGCCCTCGATGCTGGTGCCCTTGCCCCATGCGATCGACGACCACCAGACCCATAACGCCCATTATCTGGCTCGCGAAGGCGCTGCCTTCCTGATGCCACAAGCGACAACTGGCGCAGCGCAGCTCGCTGAACGCCTGAACGAGGTGCTGATGCAACCCGAGAAACTGACTGTCATGGCCGGTACCGCAAGGCGCCTGGCCAAACCTGCTGCAACCAGCACCGTCGTCGATATCTGCCTGGAGGTGGCCCGTGGTTGAGAGCCAGAAAGCCATGCCCCAGCCCAAGATGGGCCGTATTCGTCGTATCCATTTCGTGGGTATCGGCGGTGTCGGCATGTGCGGTATCGCCGAGGTATTGCTGAACCTGGGCTACGAGGTATCCGGTTCGGACCTCAAGGCCTCGCCTGTGACCGAGCGCCTGGAGTCGTTCGGCGCGCAGATCTTCGTTGGCCATCGTGCAGAGAACGCTGCGACCGCTGACGTGCTGGTGGTGTCTAGCGCCATCAACCCGGCCAACCCTGAAGTGGCCACTGCCCTGGAACGTCGCATTCCCGTGGTGCCACGGGCAGAGATGCTGGCCGAACTCATGCGCTACCGCCATGGCGTGGCCGTGGCCGGTACCCACGGCAAGACCACCACCACCAGCCTGCTGGCCTCGGTATTCGCCGCCGGTGGGCTGGACCCCACGTTCGTCATCGGTGGTCGCTTGACTGCAGCGGGCACCAACGCCCAGCTAGGCACCAGCCGTTACCTGATTGCCGAAGCCGATGAAAGCGACGCCAGCTTCCTGCACCTGCAACCGATGGTCGCCGTGGTCACCAACATCGACGCCGACCACATGGCCACCTACGAAGGGGACTTCAACAAACTGAAGAAGACTTTCGTCGAGTTTCTGCACAACCTGCCGTTCTATGGCCTGGCCGTGATGTGCCTGGATGACCCGGTGGTGCGCGAGATTCTGCCTCAGGTCAAGCGCCCGACGGTCACCTACGGCTTCAGCGAAGAAGCCGATATCCGCGCCATCAATGTTCGTCAGCAAGGCATGCAGACGCATTTCACCGTCTTGCGCCGCGACTGTGAGCCGCTGGAGGTTTCGGTGAACATGCCGGGCAACCACAATGTGCTCAATGCACTGGCGACCATCGCCATCGCCACCGACGAAGGCATTCCCGACCAGGCCATTCTCCAAGGGCTCTCCGGGTTTCAGGGCGTGGGCCGTCGGTTCCAGGTGTACGGTGAGCTGCCCGTGGAGGGCGGCAGCGTGATGCTGGTGGACGATTACGGTCATCACCCCACTGAAGTGGCCGCGGTGATCAAGGCCGTGCGTGGCGGCTGGCCAAGCCGCCGGCTGGTGATCGTCTACCAGCCGCACCGCTACAGCCGCACCCGCGACCTGTACGACGACTTCGTCCAGGTGCTCGGTGATGCCAACGTGCTGCTGCTGATGGAAGTCTACCCGGCCGGCGAAGAGCCGATCCCGGGGGCCGATAGCCGCCAGCTGTGCCACAGCATTCGCCAGCGCGGCAAGCTGGACCCGATCTACATCGAGCGCGGCGCCGAGCTGGCGCCGCTGGTTCAGCCGTTGCTGCGTGCCGGCGACATCCTGATCTGCCAAGGTGCCGGCGATGTCGGCGGCCTGGCTCCGCAATTGATGAAAAGCCCGCTGTTTGCCGGCGCCGTGCAGGAGACGTCGAAATGACCAGCGCCTACGACACATTGCCCAGCACCCTGGACGTCAAGGCGTTCGGTCGCGTCGCTGTGCTCTATGGGGGCAAGAGCGCCGAGCGGGAAGTCTCGCTCAAGTCCGGCGCCGCCGTGATTGGCGCGCTCACAGAAGCCGGTGTGGACGTCGTCGCCATCGACGTGGGCGATGACCTGCTTGCGCGTCTGCAAAGCGAAAAAATCGACCGTGCCTTCATCATCCTGCACGGCCGCGGCGGTGAAGACGGCAGCATGCAAGGGCTGCTCGAGTGCCTGGGCATTCCTTACACCGGCAGCGGCATCCTGGCTTCCGCCTTGGCGATGGACAAGCTGCGCACCAAGCAGGTGTGGCAGAGCCTGGGTATTCCTACCCCGCGGCATGCCGTGTTGGCCAGCGAAAGCGATTGTTTGCGTGCCAGTACGGAACTGGGCTTCCCGCTTATCGTCAAACCTGCCCATGAAGGCTCCAGCATCGGCATGGCCAAGGTGAACAGCGAGCAGGAACTGGTCGCCGCCTGGCAAGAGGCCGCCAAATACGATTCTCAGGTACTCGTGGAACAGTGGATTCACGGCCCGGAGTTCACCATTGCGGTGTTGCGCGGGCAGGTGCTGCCGCCGATTGCCCTGGGAACGCCCCACGTGTTCTACGACTACGACGCCAAATACATCGCCAACGATACCCAGTACCGCATTCCCTGTGGGCTCGATAGCGCCAAGGAGCAGGAACTGATCGATCTGACTGCCCGCGCTTGCGATGCCATTGGCATCGAAGGCTGGGGGCGGCTGGACGTGATGCAGGACGAGCAGGGCCGGTTCTGGCTGCTCGAAGTAAACACCGCCCCAGGCATGACTGATCATAGCCTGGTGCCCATGGCGGCCCGCGCGGCCGGCTTGGACTTCCAGCAATTGGTGCTGGCGATCCTGGCCGACAGCGTGGCGACGCGAGGTTAATCATCATGCAGGGCGCAATGGTACGTCAGCAGCAACCCGTTACCGGCCGCAGCAAGCCGGTGCCGCGTGGTGCCAGCCGGCTGGTGGCCGACGAGCCCGTATCGGCGCGCCTGCCGCGTCCAAGCCTGGGCGGCCTCAAGCGCCTGCTGTGGCCGGTGCTGCTGGTAGCCGCAGGCTTCGGCGCCTACGAGGGTGCCATACGGCTCATGCCGTATGCCGACCGGCCGATCACCAAGATCGACGTGCAGGGCGACCTGACCTACATCAGCCAGCAGTCGGTGCAGCAGCGCATCGCACCCTATGTGGCCGCAAGCTTCTTCACCGTCGACCTGCCGGCGATGCGCAAGGAGCTCGAGCAGATGCCCTGGATCGCCCATGCAGAAGTGCGCCGGGTATGGCCGGATGAAGTAGTGATTCGCCTCGAGGAACAACTGCCGGTGGCGCGCTGGGGTGATGCGGCCTTGCTCAACAATCAGGGCCAGGCCTTTACACCGCGCGAACTGGCCAACTACGAGCACCTGCCACAACTGGCCGGCCCCCAGCGGGCCCAGCAGCAGGTCATGCAGCAGTATCAGATATTGAGCCAGATGCTGCGCCCCTTAGGCTTCTCCATCGCGCGCCTGGAGCTGCGCGAGCGAGGCAGCTGGTTCCTGACCACGGGCGCGAGCAGCGCAGGGCCCGGTATCGAGCTGCTGCTGGGGCGCGACCATCTGGTCGAAAAGATGCGCCGTTTCATTGCCATTTACGACAAGACGCTTAAAGAGCAGATCGCCAACATCGCCCGCATCGATCTGCGATATGCCAACGGGCTTGCCGTTGGCTGGCGGGAACCGATTGCACCGACGACGGCCCAACCCGCCGTTGCGAAGAATTAGAGAGAGGCAGGACCATGGCAAACGCGCATAGCGGCAAAATGATCGTCGGGCTGGACATCGGTACCTCCAAGGTAGTGGCCTTGGTAGGTGAGGTGGGCGAAGACGGCACGCTGGAAATCGTCGGGATCGGCACTCACCCGTCCCGCGGCCTGAAAAAAGGCGTGGTGGTGAACATCGAGTCCACCGTGCAATCGATCCAGCGCGCCGTCGAAGAAGCACAGCTGATGGCGGGTTGCCGCATCCACTCGGCCTTCGTGGGCGTCGCTGGCAATCACATCCGCAGCCTGAACTCCCATGGCATCGTCGCCATTCGCGATCGCGAAGTCAGCCTGGCCGACCTTGAGCGTGTGCTCGATGCGGCCCAGGCGGTGGCCATTCCGGCGGACCAGCGGGTGCTGCACACGCTGCCCCAAGACTATGTGATCGATAACCAGGAAGGGGTGCGCGAACCGCTCGGCATGTCGGGCGTGCGCCTTGAAGCCAAGGTTCACGTGGTGACCTGCGCCGTCAATGCCGCGCAGAACATCGAGAAGTGCGTACGCCGCTGCGGCCTTGAAATCGACGACATCATTCTCGAGCAACTGGCATCGGCCTATTCGGTACTGACCGACGACGAAAAAGAGCTGGGCGTGTGCCTGGTCGACATCGGCGGCGGCACCACCGACATCGCGATCTTCACCGAAGGCGCGATTCGCCACACCGCGGTCATCCCGATTGCCGGGGACCAGGTGACCAATGACATTGCCATGGCCCTGCGTACGCCCACACAGTATGCCGAGGAAATCAAGATTCGGTACGCCTGCGCCCTGGCCAAGCTGGCAGGTGCGGGTGAAACCATCAAGGTGCCAAGCGTTGGCGACCGTCCTCCGCGCGAACTGTCGCGTCAGGCGTTGGCCGAAGTGGTCGAGCCGCGTTACGACGAACTCTTCACCCTGATCCAGGCTGAACTTCGTCGCAGCGGTTACGAGGACCTGGTGCCTGCTGGCATCGTCCTGACCGGCGGCACCGCCAAGATGGAAGGCGCGGTCGAGCTGGCCGAGGAAATTTTCCACATGCCGGTACGCCTGGGCGTGCCGCACAGCGTGCGCGGCCTGAGCGACGTGGTACGCAACCCGATTTATTCCACCGGTGTGGGCTTGCTTACCTACGGGCTGCACAAGCAGACCGAAGACCTGCCCTTGACCGGCAACAGCAGCAGCAACAACAGCTATGGCGATGAACCGAAGGCCCCAGTGCTTGAGCGCTTCAAGCGGTGGGTACAAGGCAACTTCTAAGTTTCAAAGCAGTAGTGGTAGGCGCGACAACTAGAGAACTGTAAGGAGAGGGAAAATGTTCGAGCTCGTAGACAACGTCCCGCAAAGCCCGGTCATCAAGGTGATCGGCGTCGGTGGTGGTGGTGGTAACGCCGTCAATCACATGGTCAAGAGCAGCATCGAGGGCGTGGAGTTCATCTGCGCCAACACCGATGCCCAGGCGCTCAAGAACATTGGTGCGCGCACCATCCTGCAACTGGGCACTGGCGTGACCAAGGGCCTGGGTGCTGGCGCCAATCCGGAAGTCGGTCGTCAGGCCGCGCTGGAAGACCGTGAGCGCATCGCCGAAGTGCTGCAAGGCACCAACATGGTGTTCATCACCACAGGCATGGGCGGCGGTACCGGTACAGGTGCAGCGCCGATCATCGCCGAAGTGGCCAAGGAAATGGGCATCCTCACCGTTGCAGTGGTGACCCGTCCGTTCCCGTTCGAAGGTCGCAAGCGCATGCAGATCGCCGATGAAGGCATCCGCATGCTGGCCGAAAGCGTCGACTCGCTGATCACCATCCCCAACGAGAAGCTGCTGACCATCCTGGGCAAGGACGCAAGTCTGCTGTCCGCGTTCGCCAAGGCCGATGACGTATTGGCCGGAGCCGTTCGCGGTATCTCCGACATCATCAAGCGCCCGGGCATGATCAACGTCGACTTTGCCGACGTGCGTACCGTGATGGGTGAAATGGGCATGGCCATGATGGGTACTGGCTGCGCCAGCGGCCCGAACCGCGCTCGCGAGGCGACCGAGGCGGCGATCCGCAACCCGCTGCTCGAAGACGTCAACCTGCAGGGCGCCCGTGGCATCCTGGTCAACATCACCGCAGGTCCGGACCTGTCCCTGGGTGAGTACTCCGACGTGGGTAGCATCATCGAGGCGTTCGCCTCCGACCATGCCATGGTCAAGGTCGGTACCGTGATCGACCCGGACATGCGCGACGAGCTGCATGTCACCGTCGTGGCCACCGGTCTGGGTGCGCGCATCGAGAAGCCGGTCAAGGTGGTGGATAACACCCTGCAGACTGCCCAGCAGGTCTACGAGGCATCCAACCCTGCCCCTGCGCGTCAGGAGCAGCCAGCGGTCAACTACCGTGATCTGGAGCGCCCAACCGTCATGCGCAATCAAGCGCACGCGGGTGCGGCAGCTGCGGCCAAGCTGAACCCTCAGGATGACCTGGATTATCTCGATATTCCGGCCTTCCTGCGTCGTCAGGCTGATTAATGAAATTTATCAGGGCTATGAAGGTGATTGGTATTCATCAAAGGTTGGGTCTGGTATTATCGCCAGCCTTTGTTGATAACTGTTCGCAATTTGCGCTGAAGCGGCCAATGCCATGATTAAACAACGCACCCTGAAGAATACCATCCGTGCCACAGGTGTCGGCCTGCACTCTGGGGAGAAGGTCTACCTGACCCTCAAGCCTGCGCCTGTTGACACCGGCATCGTCTTCCGCCGCGCCGACCTTGACCCTGTGGTCGAGATCCCGGCGCGTGCGGCCAATGTCGGCGAGACAACCATGTCCACGACGCTGGTCAACGGTGACGTCAAGGTCGATACGGTCGAGCATCTGCTCTCCGCCATGGCGGGCCTGGGCATCGATAACGCCTACGTCGAGCTCTCCGCCTCGGAAGTACCGATCATGGATGGCAGCGCCGGACCTTTCGTATTCCTGATTCAGTCTGCCGGCCTGG is part of the Pseudomonas parafulva genome and harbors:
- the ftsZ gene encoding cell division protein FtsZ encodes the protein MFELVDNVPQSPVIKVIGVGGGGGNAVNHMVKSSIEGVEFICANTDAQALKNIGARTILQLGTGVTKGLGAGANPEVGRQAALEDRERIAEVLQGTNMVFITTGMGGGTGTGAAPIIAEVAKEMGILTVAVVTRPFPFEGRKRMQIADEGIRMLAESVDSLITIPNEKLLTILGKDASLLSAFAKADDVLAGAVRGISDIIKRPGMINVDFADVRTVMGEMGMAMMGTGCASGPNRAREATEAAIRNPLLEDVNLQGARGILVNITAGPDLSLGEYSDVGSIIEAFASDHAMVKVGTVIDPDMRDELHVTVVATGLGARIEKPVKVVDNTLQTAQQVYEASNPAPARQEQPAVNYRDLERPTVMRNQAHAGAAAAAKLNPQDDLDYLDIPAFLRRQAD